A genomic segment from Streptosporangium roseum DSM 43021 encodes:
- a CDS encoding bleomycin resistance protein, with translation MKRETTIPILPCRDIDEIAAFYGMLGFDRTYRQTRPNPYVVVRRGGIELHFAGIADFDPEQSYGSCIVAVDDTAALFEEFAEGMRAVHGKLLLSGIPRITRPRKRKNTGDATGFTVVDPGGNWIRIFRTKDSPSPGGSGDVAGGPLARALENAIVQGESRGDTRQAAKILDGKLAGQDGLTPVTTLVEALVYRAELAIRLDDPDTAGSLLDRVRNTPLDDSQRESLSDALANAADLEQAAQDHRAASRRP, from the coding sequence GTGAAGCGTGAGACGACCATCCCGATCCTTCCCTGCCGGGACATCGACGAGATCGCCGCTTTCTACGGCATGCTCGGCTTCGACAGGACCTACCGGCAGACCCGCCCGAATCCGTACGTCGTTGTCCGGCGCGGCGGAATCGAACTGCATTTCGCCGGCATCGCCGACTTCGATCCGGAGCAGTCGTACGGCTCGTGCATCGTCGCCGTGGACGACACCGCCGCGCTGTTCGAGGAATTCGCCGAGGGCATGCGTGCCGTCCACGGAAAGCTCCTGCTCTCCGGCATCCCGCGCATCACACGGCCGCGGAAGCGGAAGAACACCGGCGATGCCACGGGGTTCACCGTCGTCGACCCGGGAGGCAACTGGATCCGCATCTTCCGGACGAAGGACTCGCCGTCCCCCGGCGGCTCCGGCGACGTGGCGGGGGGACCGCTCGCGCGGGCGCTGGAGAACGCGATCGTCCAGGGGGAGTCCAGGGGCGACACCCGCCAGGCCGCGAAGATCCTGGACGGCAAGCTCGCCGGGCAAGACGGCCTCACACCGGTCACCACACTCGTGGAGGCCCTCGTCTACCGGGCCGAACTGGCCATCAGGCTCGACGACCCCGACACGGCCGGCAGCCTCCTCGACCGCGTCCGGAACACCCCGCTGGACGACTCGCAACGCGAAAGCCTCTCCGATGCGCTGGCCAACGCGGCGGACCTGGAGCAGGCAGCACAAGATCATCGTGCCGCTTCCCGCCGTCCGTAG
- a CDS encoding nitroreductase family deazaflavin-dependent oxidoreductase, whose amino-acid sequence MNPTDSPIDWVAKHIKEYIETDGRKGHRRWGVTTLLLITRGRRSGLPRRTALIYGTDGERLVVVGSNGGADAHPAWYLNLLAEPSAHVQVGAEQFAVTAVEAEGEERERLWEMMAGLWADYERYRTGTSRAIPVVVLERAGPSAG is encoded by the coding sequence ATGAACCCCACGGACAGCCCGATCGATTGGGTCGCCAAGCACATCAAGGAATACATAGAGACGGACGGGCGCAAAGGGCACCGGCGGTGGGGGGTGACGACGCTGCTGCTCATCACGCGGGGGCGCAGGTCGGGCCTGCCACGGAGGACGGCACTGATCTACGGAACGGACGGTGAGCGGCTGGTCGTCGTGGGATCGAACGGAGGTGCGGACGCGCATCCCGCCTGGTATCTCAACCTGCTCGCCGAACCGTCCGCGCACGTACAGGTGGGGGCGGAACAGTTCGCCGTGACGGCCGTGGAGGCGGAGGGGGAGGAACGGGAACGGCTGTGGGAGATGATGGCGGGACTCTGGGCGGACTACGAGCGATATCGGACGGGAACCAGCAGGGCGATCCCGGTAGTGGTGCTGGAACGGGCCGGTCCCAGCGCCGGCTAG
- a CDS encoding NAD(P)-dependent oxidoreductase translates to MKILLIGASGMIGSRIAAEARDRGHEVTGVTRSGAEGTKVADASDPAAVAGLAAGHDAVVSAIAPPRDGSEPSGPLLAAVRGVLEGLRGAGVRRLVVVGGAGSLEVAPGVRLVDTPGFPEIYKREALALAEALELLRSEAGDLDWTYISPAAVIEPGERTGKFRLGGDQVLADAEGNSFISAEDYAVALVDELEKNEAVGRRITVAH, encoded by the coding sequence ATGAAGATTCTGCTGATCGGCGCCAGCGGCATGATCGGGAGCCGGATCGCCGCGGAGGCCCGCGACCGAGGTCACGAGGTCACCGGCGTCACGCGCAGCGGCGCGGAGGGGACAAAGGTCGCCGATGCCTCGGACCCGGCCGCGGTGGCCGGGCTCGCCGCCGGTCACGACGCGGTCGTGTCGGCCATCGCCCCGCCGCGGGACGGTTCCGAGCCTTCCGGCCCGCTGCTGGCGGCCGTCCGCGGCGTGCTGGAGGGGCTCCGGGGGGCGGGCGTGCGCCGCCTCGTGGTGGTCGGCGGTGCGGGCAGCCTGGAGGTGGCGCCGGGGGTGCGGCTCGTTGACACCCCGGGGTTCCCCGAGATCTACAAGCGCGAGGCCCTGGCACTGGCCGAGGCACTGGAGCTCCTGCGCTCCGAGGCCGGTGACCTGGACTGGACCTACATCTCCCCGGCCGCCGTCATCGAGCCCGGCGAGCGCACCGGGAAGTTCAGGCTGGGCGGCGACCAGGTGCTCGCCGACGCCGAGGGCAACAGCTTCATCTCCGCCGAGGACTACGCCGTCGCCCTGGTCGACGAGCTGGAGAAGAACGAGGCCGTCGGGCGCCGGATCACCGTCGCCCACTGA
- a CDS encoding winged helix-turn-helix transcriptional regulator — MQQGDFFDPSCPTRVVLDRIGDKWSVLVVLSLHRGPRRFTELRDMIGGVTPKVLTQTLRAMERDGLLTRKVFAEVPPRVEYTLTELGQSLQEPLQAVTDWAEHNVNAVMSARDLHDTRATA; from the coding sequence ATGCAGCAAGGAGATTTCTTCGACCCGTCCTGCCCGACCCGGGTGGTGCTCGACCGCATCGGCGACAAGTGGTCGGTGCTGGTGGTGCTGAGCCTGCACCGGGGGCCGCGCCGGTTCACCGAGCTGCGCGACATGATCGGCGGCGTCACGCCGAAGGTGCTGACGCAGACCCTGCGGGCGATGGAGCGCGACGGCCTGCTGACCCGGAAGGTCTTCGCCGAGGTCCCGCCCCGGGTGGAATACACCCTGACCGAGCTCGGCCAGTCGCTCCAGGAGCCGCTGCAGGCCGTCACCGACTGGGCCGAGCACAACGTCAACGCGGTGATGTCGGCCCGCGACCTGCACGACACCCGGGCCACGGCATAG
- a CDS encoding restriction endonuclease, producing MARRRSTARQRPRRRKSKKGNVWVPWLFGALAAIIVVPYVLDAVRVYWPWLLGVTALLAAGAVGVIVVRRRMITADRDRWIAVHGRLGQIDRMTGPEFEHLVAELMRRDGFSDVRRVGGGGDLGIDVTGVAPSGRLFAVQCKRWSRSVGSPAVRNVVGAVANTYRGHQGVVVASCRFTPPAWAEGTSGGLVMIDRDQLAEWLTGACSLPGARSRPRLLDRLPGRPAVRRAVRPPPVVREDGPGFDGAAAD from the coding sequence ATGGCAAGACGTAGATCGACGGCAAGGCAGCGTCCCCGGCGGCGTAAGAGCAAGAAGGGAAACGTCTGGGTGCCGTGGCTGTTCGGCGCGCTTGCCGCGATCATCGTTGTCCCCTACGTGCTCGACGCCGTCCGCGTCTACTGGCCGTGGCTGCTGGGGGTGACCGCGCTCCTGGCGGCCGGGGCCGTCGGAGTGATCGTCGTCCGGCGCCGCATGATCACGGCTGACCGTGATCGGTGGATCGCCGTCCACGGCCGCCTGGGCCAGATCGATCGCATGACGGGGCCCGAGTTCGAGCACCTCGTCGCCGAGCTCATGCGGCGCGACGGATTCAGCGATGTGCGCCGGGTCGGCGGAGGGGGAGACCTCGGCATCGACGTCACCGGGGTGGCGCCCTCCGGGCGGCTCTTCGCCGTCCAGTGCAAACGCTGGTCGAGATCGGTGGGTTCACCCGCCGTCCGCAACGTCGTCGGCGCGGTGGCCAACACCTACCGGGGGCACCAGGGAGTCGTCGTCGCCTCCTGCAGGTTCACCCCGCCCGCGTGGGCGGAGGGCACCTCGGGAGGGCTCGTCATGATCGATCGTGACCAACTGGCCGAGTGGCTGACCGGCGCCTGCTCCCTCCCCGGCGCGCGATCACGGCCCCGCCTCCTGGACAGGCTGCCGGGCCGCCCTGCCGTCCGGCGGGCCGTACGTCCTCCGCCCGTCGTGCGGGAGGACGGTCCCGGCTTCGACGGCGCGGCCGCCGACTGA
- a CDS encoding TIGR03885 family FMN-dependent LLM class oxidoreductase — protein sequence MATYGFHSSHEQIHPAELLKAVTRAEQAGFAAAMSSDHFSPWSERQGHSGFAWSWLGAALQATELPFGVVNAPGQRYHPAIIAQAIGTLGAMFPGRFWAALGTGEASNEHITGDRWPRKDVRTARLRECVDIIRALLAGEEVSHDGLVTVDRARLWTRPDVPPKLVGAAVSAQTARWCAEWADGLITVNRPIETLREVVEAYRGAGGRGKVALQVHLSWAESEQEALAIAHDQWRSNVFGPPVSWDLDTAELFDVISADVPPSRVTESVNVSADLGRHAAWINDYVELGFDEIYLHHVGQEQSAYIDAFGAKVLPQLR from the coding sequence ATGGCGACCTATGGCTTTCACTCATCACATGAGCAGATCCATCCGGCCGAGCTGCTGAAAGCGGTGACGCGGGCGGAACAGGCGGGCTTCGCGGCGGCGATGTCGTCGGACCACTTCTCCCCGTGGAGCGAGCGGCAGGGGCACTCCGGCTTCGCCTGGTCCTGGCTGGGCGCCGCCCTCCAGGCCACGGAGCTGCCGTTCGGCGTCGTCAACGCGCCGGGCCAGCGCTACCATCCCGCGATCATCGCTCAGGCGATCGGCACGCTGGGGGCGATGTTCCCCGGCCGGTTCTGGGCTGCTCTGGGCACCGGGGAGGCGAGCAACGAGCACATCACCGGTGACCGCTGGCCGCGCAAGGACGTCCGTACGGCGCGCCTGCGGGAGTGCGTCGACATCATCCGGGCGCTGCTGGCGGGGGAGGAGGTCAGCCATGACGGCCTGGTGACCGTGGACCGCGCCCGCCTGTGGACCCGGCCGGACGTCCCGCCCAAGCTGGTCGGAGCCGCGGTGAGCGCCCAGACCGCCCGCTGGTGCGCGGAGTGGGCCGACGGGCTGATCACCGTCAACCGTCCGATCGAGACGCTGCGCGAGGTCGTGGAGGCCTACCGGGGGGCGGGCGGCCGGGGAAAGGTCGCCCTCCAGGTCCACCTGAGCTGGGCCGAGAGTGAGCAGGAGGCTCTGGCGATCGCCCACGACCAGTGGCGGAGCAACGTCTTCGGGCCGCCGGTGAGCTGGGATCTCGACACCGCCGAGCTCTTCGACGTCATCTCCGCGGACGTGCCCCCGTCGCGGGTGACCGAGTCGGTCAACGTCTCCGCCGACCTGGGGCGGCACGCCGCCTGGATCAACGACTACGTGGAGCTGGGTTTCGACGAGATCTACCTGCACCACGTCGGCCAGGAGCAGAGTGCCTACATCGACGCCTTCGGCGCCAAGGTCCTCCCTCAACTCCGCTGA